A window of the Hordeum vulgare subsp. vulgare chromosome 5H, MorexV3_pseudomolecules_assembly, whole genome shotgun sequence genome harbors these coding sequences:
- the LOC123397900 gene encoding tRNA (adenine(37)-N6)-methyltransferase — MASSAPSGMARFAALAAAAAAAILSGLLYRRRCGRLTARVQELEDSLADAVEKAAAERRGRVRAQQSLRRALSEQGTSPGKEKPDKAPASYPMAAIGTVQSCFSTRNGTPRQPLVVPLARATVVLNPARVAAEALEGLASYSHCWILYVFHLNTDLDKMWKDPARSKLKAKVRVPRLKGGKMGVLATRSPHRPNPIGLSVAKVEAVDGHAILLSGVDLVDGTPVLDIKPYLPYSDSVNGAAIPNWLEVDGALAVESIHFSEHFISSLSNCWAHVQKQALYASADEFQDLIKEVLSWDIRSLSQRLRPHQVNIKSEADDYGSEAHEDCRNKEDYQAAVSCPIVVYHLHLEGIDVSYKIDENSNIVVDDAALLPSAANQNKSSYLTWRDKLSTL; from the exons ATGGCGTCCTCGGCACCTTCCGGTATGGCGCGAttcgccgccctcgccgccgccgcggccgccgccATCCTCTCAG GCCTGCTCTACAGACGCAGGTGCGGCCGCTTGACCGCGCGGGTGCAGGAGCTAGAGGACTCCCTGGCCGACGCCGTGGAGAAGGCCGCCGCAGAGCGCCGCGGCAGGGTTCGGGCTCAGCAG TCACTACGAAGGGCCCTGAGCGAGCAGGGGACGAGCCCGGGTAAGGAGAAGCCGGACAAGGCCCCGGCGTCGTACCCGATGGCAGCGATCGGCACCGTGCAGTCCTGCTTCTCCACTAG AAATGGCACACCGAGACAGCCTTTGGTGGTGCCGCTGGCCAGAGCGACCGTGGTGCTTAATCCTGCCCGTGTTGCGGCCGAAGCGCTAGAGGGACTTGCTAGTTACTCGCATTGTTGGATCCTCTACGTGTTCCATCTGAACACCGATCTTGATAAAATGTGGAAAGACCCTGCTAGATCCAAGCTAAAAGCAAAG GTGAGAGTGCCTAGATTGAAAGGGGGCAAGATGGGGGTTTTGGCAACTAGATCTCCGCATCGGCCTAATCCAATTGGACTCAGTGTAGCAAAG GTGGAGGCAGTGGATGGTCATGCGATTTTGCTTTCTGGAGTAGATTTGGTTGATGGCACG CCTGTACTTGATATCAAACCATATCTGCCATATTCTGATAGCGTGAATGGCGCGGCTATTCCTAATTGGTTAGAG gTTGATGGTGCATTAGCTGTGGAGTCTATCCACTTCTCTGAGCACTTCATTTCTTCACTTTCCAACTGCTGGGCGCATGTA CAAAAGCAGGCACTCTATGCCTCAGCAGACGAGTTTCAGGATCTGATCAAGGAGGTGCTCTCCTGGGACATCAGATCATTGTCTCAGCGACTCCGCCCTCACCAGGTGAACATTAAAAGCGAGGCGGATGATTATGGTAGCGAAGCTCATGAGGATTGCAGAAACAAAGAAGATTACCAAGCCGCTGTCTCCTGCCCGATCGTAGTCTACCACCTTCATCTGGAAGGCATTGATGTGTCATACAAAATCGATGAAAATTCCAACATTGTTGTTGACGATGCAGCCCTTCTTCCCAGTGCTGCAAACCAAAACAAGTCTAGCTACCTAACATGGAGGGATAAGCTTAGCACTTTGTAG